A region of Lycium barbarum isolate Lr01 chromosome 1, ASM1917538v2, whole genome shotgun sequence DNA encodes the following proteins:
- the LOC132631252 gene encoding triose phosphate/phosphate translocator, chloroplastic gives MESRVLTSGATTAIRGGLLHLRKPAAVINFTAAANSGSSSFPANTAKPFGAVISGAGANLIWGRQLRPAILLEASPKRESLKPCFSAASSPAESSDSSGDAKVGFFNKATLTTGFFFFMWYFLNVIFNILNKKIYNYFPYPYFVSVIHLAVGVVYCLLSWAVGLPKRAPIDSTQLKLLTPVAFCHALGHVTSNVSFAAVAVSFTHTIKALEPFFNAAASQFILGQQIPLALWLSLAPVVLGVSMASLTELSFNWLGFISAMISNISFTYRSIYSKKAMTDMDSTNVYAYISIIALIVCIPPAVIIEGPKLLQYGFNDAIAKVGMTKFVTDLFWVGMFYHLYNQVATNTLERVAPLTHAVGNVLKRVFVIGFSIIVFGNRISTQTGIGTCIAIAGVAIYSFIKAKMEEEKRQKKAA, from the exons ATGGAGTCTCGCGTATTGACTAGTGGTGCCACAACCGCTATTCGCGGTGGCCTCCTACATCTCCGGAAGCCGGCGGCAGTGATCAACTTCACTGCCGCCGCCAACTCCGGCAGCAGCAGCTTCCCCGCTAATACAGCGAAACCATTCGGAGCTGTTATTAGCGGGGCTGGAGCTAACTTGATTTGGGGAAGGCAATTGCGTCCAGCTATACTTCTTGAAGCTTCTCCAAAAAGAGAATCTCTCAAGCCTTGCTTCTCGGCTGCTTCTTCGCCCGCCGAGAGCAGTGATTCCTCCGG GGATGCTAAAGTCGGGTTCTTCAACAAAGCTACCCTGACTACCGGGTTTTTCTTCTTCATGTG GTATTTTTTGAATGTGATATTCAACATCCTCAACAAGAAGATCTACAATTACTTCCCTTATCCTTA TTTTGTTTCTGTTATACATTTGGCTGTTGGGGTGGTATATTGCTTGCTGAGCTGGGCTGTAGGCCTCCCAAAAAGAGCT CCTATTGATTCAACACAACTGAAGCTGCTCACCCCTGTTGCCTTCTGTCACGCACTCGGCCATGTTACAAGCAATGTCTCATTTGCTGCAGTTGCAGTCTCATTCACCCACACAATCAAAG CTCTTGAGCCTTTCTTCAATGCTGCCGCGTCTCAATTCATTCTTGGGCAACAGATACCTTTAGCACTATGGCTGTCACTGGCTCCAGTTGTCCTTG GTGTGTCGATGGCTTCATTGACTGAACTATCTTTCAATTGGTTGGGATTCATTAGTGCTATGATTTCTAACATCTCCTTCACATACAGGAGTATATACTCGAAGAAAGCTATG ACTGATATGGATAGTACTAACGTGTATGCCTACATATCCATCATTGCCCTTATCGTGTGTATCCCGCCTGCTGTTATT ATTGAGGGGCCTAAATTGCTCCAGTACGGGTTTAATGATGCCATTGCTAAAGTTGGCATGACAAAATTTGTAACAGATCTCTTTTGGGTGGGAATGTTTTATCATCTCTACAATCAG GTAGCCACAAACACCCTCGAGAGGGTGGCACCTCTTACACACGCAGTTGGGAATGTGTTGAAACGTGTGTTCGTGATTGGATTCTCAATTATTGTCTTCG GTAACAGAATTTCAACACAGACCGGTATTGGAACCTGCATTGCAATTGCTGGAGTTGCAATCTACTCCTTCATTAAGGCCAAGATGGAGGAAGAGAAAAGG CAAAAGAAAGCGGCCTGA